A genomic segment from Methanolobus zinderi encodes:
- a CDS encoding DUF126 domain-containing protein — MLSMRIKCRSISRGTAEGEVLLTHDSISFLGNVDPKTGEIVEPEHELFGQCIKDKVLVFPHGKGSTVGSYVLYQLIKNEVAPAAMINIESEPIVAVGAIISGIPLVDKMEKDPFEVLKNGDHVKVDAASGFVETEI; from the coding sequence GTGTTGTCGATGAGAATTAAATGCAGAAGCATTTCAAGAGGTACTGCCGAAGGCGAGGTACTCCTCACCCATGATTCCATCTCATTCCTTGGTAATGTAGATCCGAAGACCGGAGAAATAGTGGAACCAGAGCATGAGCTTTTTGGCCAGTGCATTAAGGACAAAGTCCTGGTCTTCCCACATGGAAAGGGTTCGACCGTAGGTTCATATGTACTCTACCAGCTTATCAAAAACGAGGTCGCACCTGCTGCCATGATCAATATCGAATCTGAGCCCATAGTTGCGGTCGGCGCTATTATTTCCGGCATTCCTCTGGTTGATAAGATGGAGAAGGATCCTTTTGAGGTACTTAAGAACGGCGACCATGTGAAGGTTGACGCTGCTTCCGGGTTCGTGGAAACTGAGATTTGA